A single Thermodesulfobacteriota bacterium DNA region contains:
- a CDS encoding substrate-binding domain-containing protein — protein MNRRFVAAALFLAALLLSPPLAGATEPQAIILATTSSTQDSGLLDLLTPIFEAEAGITVKTIAVGSGQAMAMGEKGEADVLLVHSPEAEKRFMEAGFGANRRLVMHNDFVLVGPAADPAGIRGSATAALALSKIATTGALFMSRGDKSGTHAKEQKLWKEAGLSPAGAWYQETGLGMGQTLSVASEKGGYTLADRGTYLAARKNLALEILVEGEKGLLNVYHVIELEGSRFPKVNVAGGKAFADFMVAPATQEMIRTFGVDRFGSPLFFPDAGKKVEELGR, from the coding sequence ATGAACAGACGTTTCGTTGCTGCCGCGCTCTTTCTGGCCGCGCTCCTGCTGTCCCCTCCGCTGGCCGGTGCCACTGAGCCCCAGGCCATCATCCTCGCCACCACCAGCAGCACCCAGGATTCCGGGCTGCTGGATCTGCTTACCCCCATCTTCGAGGCGGAGGCCGGCATCACCGTCAAGACCATCGCGGTGGGCTCCGGCCAGGCCATGGCCATGGGCGAAAAGGGGGAGGCGGATGTGCTGCTCGTGCATTCGCCGGAGGCGGAGAAGAGGTTCATGGAGGCCGGCTTTGGCGCCAACCGGCGGCTGGTCATGCACAACGACTTCGTCCTGGTGGGGCCGGCGGCCGACCCGGCCGGCATCAGAGGCAGCGCCACCGCGGCACTGGCCCTGAGCAAGATCGCGACCACGGGCGCCCTGTTCATGAGCCGCGGCGACAAGTCCGGCACCCACGCCAAGGAGCAGAAGCTCTGGAAGGAGGCCGGCCTGTCCCCGGCCGGGGCCTGGTACCAGGAGACCGGGCTGGGCATGGGCCAGACCCTGTCGGTGGCCAGCGAGAAGGGTGGCTACACCCTGGCCGACCGGGGGACCTATCTGGCTGCCCGCAAGAATCTGGCCCTGGAGATCCTGGTGGAAGGGGAGAAGGGGCTGCTCAATGTCTACCACGTCATCGAGCTGGAGGGCAGCCGCTTCCCCAAGGTGAACGTGGCCGGCGGCAAGGCCTTTGCCGACTTCATGGTGGCGCCGGCCACCCAGGAAATGATCAGGACCTTCGGGGTGGACCGCTTCGGCTCCCCGCTCTTCTTCCCGGACGCCGGCAAGAAGGTCGAGGAGCTGGGCCGCTGA